From the genome of Candidatus Nitrosocosmicus oleophilus, one region includes:
- a CDS encoding response regulator — protein MLTESTVDNKHSIILVEDDIDVSNILAGHFNLAKFKVYKTASAIECLAKLKELNNRVDIILINGTIAADRGPMLIVNIRKLNLDVKIFALAENENSKTRVLDYGADEFAVKPISPTTVVEKISMLLMKKPVESQIK, from the coding sequence TTGCTGACCGAATCCACTGTAGATAATAAACATTCTATTATATTAGTAGAGGATGATATTGATGTCTCTAATATTTTAGCAGGTCATTTCAATTTGGCCAAGTTTAAGGTATACAAGACAGCCAGTGCTATAGAATGTCTAGCAAAGCTGAAGGAATTGAATAATAGGGTTGATATAATACTAATAAACGGCACGATAGCTGCCGATAGAGGCCCCATGTTAATTGTAAATATACGAAAATTGAATCTCGATGTAAAGATTTTTGCACTTGCTGAAAACGAAAACAGTAAGACCAGAGTCTTAGATTACGGTGCAGATGAATTTGCGGTAAAACCCATCAGTCCAACTACTGTCGTAGAAAAGATAAGCATGTTATTGATGAAGAAGCCTGTCGAATCTCAAATAAAATAA
- a CDS encoding adenylate/guanylate cyclase domain-containing protein encodes MQKFNDVLVNKSPEASDQKRTILNLYNSGIEPEIISLELDINEDIIRDIIKNENKMEGGNTKNNLSNYLLNKFYLDAIIDVNSVVKEAQFRTWNALKAKPELNIIVKETQSILEQNAESKLRLVMLHIDLVGSTKMALTIPIDRLTTIIRSFAQEMTSIISLYGGYVLKYIGDAVLAFFVIEDTTREEQYINKMNDSEGESGPNNSFAALQFSNGISCALTMIKVIKEGINPILNQYDYPELKVRVGIDYGEVAVVQYGIDIYEFEKTILKTPHLDLIGYTISVAVKMTSLAEADHIVIGQKLYDQLDIKDKDSFRQLKTNTEIWNYANHTDGELYNIFTNN; translated from the coding sequence ATGCAAAAATTTAATGATGTATTGGTGAATAAATCGCCTGAAGCTTCAGATCAAAAAAGAACTATACTTAACTTATATAATTCTGGAATTGAACCGGAAATAATTTCACTTGAATTAGATATTAATGAAGACATCATAAGAGATATTATTAAAAATGAGAATAAAATGGAGGGAGGAAATACTAAAAATAATTTATCAAATTACCTTTTGAACAAATTCTATCTCGATGCTATTATAGACGTCAATTCAGTCGTAAAAGAAGCACAATTTAGGACATGGAATGCGCTGAAAGCAAAACCTGAATTAAATATCATAGTAAAAGAAACCCAGAGTATTTTGGAACAAAACGCAGAATCTAAATTGAGATTAGTAATGCTGCATATTGACCTAGTTGGCTCTACGAAAATGGCCTTAACTATACCTATAGATCGATTGACAACCATCATCAGATCATTTGCTCAGGAAATGACAAGCATAATATCGTTGTATGGAGGTTATGTTTTAAAATATATTGGAGATGCAGTTTTGGCTTTTTTTGTTATAGAAGATACTACTAGGGAAGAACAATACATAAACAAGATGAATGATTCGGAAGGGGAATCAGGACCCAACAATAGTTTCGCAGCTCTTCAATTTAGTAACGGTATTAGTTGCGCCTTGACCATGATCAAGGTTATTAAAGAAGGTATCAATCCAATTTTGAATCAATATGACTATCCTGAGCTCAAAGTAAGGGTAGGAATTGATTATGGGGAAGTTGCTGTTGTGCAGTACGGAATTGATATTTACGAATTTGAAAAAACAATACTAAAAACTCCTCATTTGGACCTAATAGGATACACCATAAGTGTGGCGGTTAAGATGACATCACTTGCGGAGGCCGACCATATTGTAATTGGTCAAAAATTATATGATCAATTAGATATCAAAGATAAAGACTCATTTAGACAATTGAAAACTAATACTGAAATTTGGAATTACGCCAATCATACTGATGGCGAGCTTTATAATATCTTTACCAATAATTAG
- a CDS encoding pyridoxamine 5'-phosphate oxidase family protein has translation MTAKVSTASLDGIPHVAPVWFVVDHDPSSSGNKDFTVIFTTFHNSVKARHLISNPKICLSVDDQKPPFSFIILYGIAEIDQHPSHDELLRLTSRIAERYMGKENAEKYGKRNAVKGECIIKIKPIKIIAQKNVSE, from the coding sequence ATGACCGCTAAAGTTTCAACAGCATCTTTAGATGGTATTCCTCATGTAGCTCCAGTTTGGTTTGTTGTTGATCATGATCCTAGTAGTAGCGGTAATAAGGATTTTACAGTAATTTTTACAACTTTTCATAATTCAGTAAAGGCGAGACATTTGATATCTAATCCTAAAATATGTTTAAGTGTGGATGATCAAAAACCTCCATTTTCTTTTATAATACTCTATGGAATAGCCGAAATAGATCAACACCCCAGTCATGACGAACTTTTACGTTTAACCAGCCGCATAGCTGAACGATACATGGGAAAAGAGAATGCTGAAAAATACGGCAAGAGAAACGCCGTCAAAGGAGAATGCATCATAAAAATAAAACCAATCAAAATTATTGCTCAAAAAAATGTTTCCGAATAG